The segment TTTTATCTCTACAAAGATGGGATTGCGCGGCATTCCGCGCGAGGCCGAATACGAAAGAATCAGACGGGACATCCAATTAGCCGATAAAGCTGCCAGCGCCATCCATATCGCCCACGTAAGCACAAAGGAATCAATCGAGATAATAAGAAAAGCAAAGCAGAAAGGCATAAAAGTGACGGCGGAGACAGCGCCTCATTATTTTATTCTTACAGAAGATTGCTGCGTAACTTACGATACCAATACAAAGATGAATCCGCCGCTCAGGACAAAAGAAGACGTGATCGCCATAAAAGAGGCCCTTCGGGACGGCACGATAGATGCGATAGCGACGGACCATGCGCCGCACACCGATTCCGAAAAGGATGTTGAGTTCGAATTTGCTCCCTTCGGCATAATAGGCCTTGAGACCGCCTTAAGCCTGGCAATCGCGGAACTTGTGGATAAAAAAGTGCTTTCTTGGCCGGAACTCATTCTTAAGATGTCGGCTAATCCGGCAAAAATATTAGGCATAGACGCCGGCGCATTAAAGGAGAAAGGTCTGGCAAATATAGTTATTATAGATCCAGCAAAAAAGTATATTTACAAAAAAGAAACGATAGAATCCAAGGCGAAAAACTCACCTTTTATAAATTGGGAATTACAAGGCAAGGCAGAGACGGTATTCGCGAACGGCAATTTAGTGATGA is part of the Candidatus Omnitrophota bacterium genome and harbors:
- a CDS encoding dihydroorotase, with amino-acid sequence MKYLIKNGRLIDPANSTDDFLDILISNGKIETIGKGLNTDTDEVIDAKDKIVAPGLVDMHVHLREPGREDKETVFAGTRAALKGGFTAVLCMPNTEPAIDNPTIVKLLKDIIKKDAFCEVYITGAITENRAGCKITDFKALKKEGIIAVSDDGSSVDDKGVMCKALKDAKESSLLLISHCEDKNISGCGVINQGFISTKMGLRGIPREAEYERIRRDIQLADKAASAIHIAHVSTKESIEIIRKAKQKGIKVTAETAPHYFILTEDCCVTYDTNTKMNPPLRTKEDVIAIKEALRDGTIDAIATDHAPHTDSEKDVEFEFAPFGIIGLETALSLAIAELVDKKVLSWPELILKMSANPAKILGIDAGALKEKGLANIVIIDPAKKYIYKKETIESKAKNSPFINWELQGKAETVFANGNLVMKDGAIRPK